A genomic segment from Paenibacillus sp. FSL K6-1096 encodes:
- a CDS encoding Atu2307/SP_0267 family LLM class monooxygenase, producing MELGISTFVETTPDVNTGVTLSHAERLREVVEEIRLADQVGLDVYGVGEHHRPDFAASSPAVLMAAAAPLTDRIRLSSAVMILSSADPVRVFQDFATLDGLSNGRAEIMVGRGSFTESFPLFGYDLKDYEELFDEKLDLLLKLREAERVTWSGKHRPAIKDLGIYPRPEQNPLPVWIASAGSLESAVRAGTLGLPFALAIIGNVNPSDYAQHVRLYKEAAAKAGHDVSKLPIASHSHGFVAKTRQQAVEQFFPSTYARTNVRAVEKGLPSYERADYDAACSFDGALYVGDPETVARKIIHLYKHVGITRFLLHVPHGSMPHAEVMEAIRLFGTEVAPMVREEAARLASV from the coding sequence GTGGAACTTGGAATAAGCACCTTTGTCGAGACAACGCCTGATGTGAATACCGGAGTAACTCTGAGCCATGCGGAGCGGCTGCGCGAGGTTGTGGAGGAGATCAGACTTGCGGATCAGGTGGGACTGGATGTATACGGCGTAGGTGAGCATCACCGGCCTGATTTTGCCGCTTCGTCGCCTGCGGTGCTGATGGCTGCAGCTGCGCCGCTGACGGACAGAATCCGTCTGAGCAGCGCGGTCATGATCCTCTCCTCAGCCGATCCGGTGCGCGTATTTCAGGATTTCGCCACCCTGGACGGCCTCTCGAACGGCCGGGCCGAGATTATGGTCGGGCGCGGCTCGTTCACCGAGTCATTCCCGTTATTCGGCTATGATCTGAAGGATTACGAAGAACTGTTTGACGAGAAGCTTGATCTGCTCTTGAAGCTCCGCGAGGCGGAGCGGGTGACCTGGAGCGGGAAGCACCGTCCGGCGATTAAGGATCTGGGGATCTACCCGCGCCCTGAGCAGAACCCGCTTCCGGTCTGGATCGCGAGTGCCGGAAGCCTGGAGTCTGCGGTCCGTGCCGGTACGCTGGGCCTGCCCTTTGCCCTGGCCATCATCGGCAATGTGAACCCTTCCGATTATGCCCAGCATGTACGGCTTTACAAGGAGGCGGCAGCCAAGGCAGGCCATGATGTGTCGAAGCTCCCGATTGCCTCACACTCCCATGGCTTCGTTGCGAAGACCCGGCAGCAGGCGGTAGAGCAGTTCTTCCCGTCCACGTACGCACGGACGAATGTCCGGGCGGTGGAGAAAGGCCTGCCTTCTTATGAGCGTGCGGATTATGATGCTGCGTGTAGCTTCGATGGTGCTTTGTATGTAGGGGACCCGGAGACGGTGGCCCGCAAAATCATCCATCTGTACAAGCACGTAGGGATTACCCGGTTCCTGCTGCATGTTCCGCACGGCTCTATGCCTCATGCCGAGGTGATGGAGGCCATCCGTCTCTTCGGGACGGAGGTTGCGCCGATGGTGCGCGAGGAAGCCGCCAGATTGGCAAGCGTGTAG
- a CDS encoding fructose bisphosphate aldolase produces MNTEQLDRMHTGRGFIAALDQSGGSTPKALRQYGIKEDRYTGDEEMYTLVHAMRTRIIQSPAFQSQYILGAILFENTMDRSIDKQFTADYLWKRKGIVPFLKIDQGLAEPQHGVQLMKPIPGLDDLLKRAVDKHIFGTKMRSVIHDANPEGIHLVVQQQFELARQIAAYGLVPIIEPEVDILSPDKQASEQILKRELASHLSELDDDVKVMLKLSLPTEDDFYRDLTADPHVVRIVALSGGYTQAEANEKLARQHGVIASFSRALSQGLTDQQSDEEFHKTLAASIEAIYEASIT; encoded by the coding sequence ATGAATACCGAACAACTGGACAGAATGCATACCGGCAGAGGCTTCATAGCTGCCCTGGATCAGAGCGGCGGAAGCACCCCCAAGGCCTTACGTCAATACGGCATCAAGGAAGACCGTTATACGGGCGATGAAGAGATGTATACGCTGGTCCACGCGATGAGAACCCGCATTATCCAGAGCCCCGCCTTCCAGTCCCAGTACATCCTCGGTGCGATTCTGTTCGAGAACACGATGGACCGGTCGATTGACAAGCAATTTACTGCCGATTATCTGTGGAAGCGTAAAGGGATTGTGCCATTTCTCAAAATCGACCAGGGACTGGCCGAGCCTCAGCACGGTGTACAGCTCATGAAGCCTATTCCCGGCCTGGATGACTTGCTTAAGCGGGCAGTAGACAAGCATATCTTCGGCACCAAAATGCGCTCCGTCATTCATGACGCCAACCCGGAGGGCATTCATCTTGTGGTGCAGCAGCAGTTCGAGCTGGCCCGGCAGATCGCCGCATACGGGCTGGTTCCGATTATTGAACCGGAGGTGGATATCCTCAGCCCGGACAAGCAGGCGTCCGAGCAGATCCTGAAGCGTGAGCTGGCTAGCCACCTGTCCGAGCTGGACGATGATGTCAAGGTTATGCTCAAGCTGTCTCTCCCCACTGAGGATGACTTCTACCGGGACCTGACCGCCGATCCCCATGTGGTGCGCATCGTAGCCCTGTCCGGCGGGTATACCCAGGCTGAGGCGAACGAGAAGCTCGCCCGTCAGCATGGCGTGATTGCCAGCTTCTCCCGCGCGTTGTCCCAAGGTCTCACCGATCAGCAGAGTGACGAGGAATTCCACAAGACTCTTGCTGCCTCTATCGAGGCTATCTATGAAGCTTCCATCACCTGA
- a CDS encoding RICIN domain-containing protein, protein MPRRGKVLSLLLMFALLTALVPAGSASAATWNLVWSDEFDGSSLNSGNWTAETGTGSGGWGNNELQYYTNRSQNLKVTGGNLVITAQKENYGGMNYTSARIKTQGLKTFTYGKIEARIKLPSGQGLWPAFWMLGSNITSAGWPACGEIDIMERVNNNAAVNGTVHWDAGGHADYGRVSGNLDFSQYHVYSVEWDSKYIRWFVDGNQFNEFNIENGTGNTEEFQRPFFLLLNLAVGGNWPGAPNGSTSFPAQMLVDYVRVYQQGAPTSGIVSGGVYTLMNKASGKVLDVKEISTADGAKVHQWTNLTAANQQFKVESTGDGYYKLTAMHSGKILDVPNASTASGVQLQQANDNGSNAQRWKIIDVGGGYYKVISKASGLAMDVSNSSTADGAVVQQWTDNGTDAQKWQFIKLN, encoded by the coding sequence ATGCCAAGAAGAGGGAAAGTCTTAAGCCTGCTCCTGATGTTCGCATTACTGACCGCACTGGTGCCTGCGGGAAGCGCAAGTGCAGCAACCTGGAATCTGGTCTGGAGCGATGAATTCGACGGCTCTTCGCTGAATAGCGGGAACTGGACGGCCGAGACCGGCACAGGCAGCGGCGGCTGGGGCAATAATGAATTGCAATATTATACGAACCGTTCCCAGAATCTGAAGGTGACCGGCGGCAATCTGGTGATTACAGCGCAGAAGGAAAACTATGGCGGCATGAACTATACCTCGGCGCGGATTAAGACGCAGGGGCTGAAGACCTTCACGTACGGCAAAATCGAAGCCCGCATCAAGCTGCCCTCGGGGCAGGGATTATGGCCTGCATTCTGGATGCTTGGCTCCAATATCACTTCCGCCGGCTGGCCGGCCTGCGGTGAGATCGATATTATGGAGCGGGTGAATAATAACGCTGCCGTTAACGGTACGGTACACTGGGATGCCGGCGGCCATGCCGATTACGGGCGGGTGTCCGGCAATCTGGACTTCTCCCAGTACCATGTCTATAGCGTGGAATGGGATTCCAAGTATATCCGGTGGTTCGTGGACGGCAACCAGTTCAATGAATTCAATATTGAGAACGGAACCGGCAACACTGAGGAATTCCAGAGACCGTTCTTCCTGCTCTTGAATCTTGCGGTAGGCGGCAACTGGCCGGGTGCTCCGAACGGGTCGACCAGCTTCCCGGCGCAGATGCTTGTGGATTATGTGCGGGTATATCAACAGGGTGCTCCAACAAGCGGGATTGTCAGCGGCGGGGTCTATACCTTAATGAACAAGGCAAGCGGCAAGGTGCTGGATGTGAAGGAGATCTCCACCGCAGACGGAGCGAAGGTTCACCAGTGGACGAACCTCACCGCCGCCAACCAGCAATTCAAAGTAGAGAGCACCGGAGACGGCTACTACAAGCTCACCGCCATGCACAGCGGCAAAATACTGGATGTGCCGAATGCCTCCACCGCCAGCGGCGTCCAGCTCCAGCAGGCGAATGACAATGGCAGCAACGCCCAGCGGTGGAAGATCATCGACGTCGGCGGCGGGTATTACAAGGTAATCTCCAAGGCCAGCGGGCTGGCGATGGACGTCTCAAATTCTTCTACAGCAGACGGTGCCGTCGTGCAGCAATGGACGGACAACGGCACGGATGCTCAGAAGTGGCAGTTTATTAAGCTTAATTAG
- a CDS encoding alpha/beta hydrolase-fold protein, which produces MKGSQGFRRVLFQIMLCTSLSLVMPVFLLLEGCSSVNSSEPAADKAEATPLQTPGLQQLTFRSEALDQDMRLSIYLPEGYNTQQRYPVLYFIHGYGSRESDMFEGLKIQQNAEQLIKDGLIEPLIIVSPQMDNSYGLNSSPVYNVNNPGDPSALYRGRYEDYLVKDVVGYVDTHFNTRADRKSRYIGGVSMGGFISLHAAFLHSDVFSKAGGHSPALFLDDWSAVGGANGLIQFLYPTEALRQERDPILLAEKLELTDMGVYLDCGAEDSYRFFEGAEKLYTLLKDKGVPVEYHLRAGQHDGDYWMGHMDEYLQFYAGKK; this is translated from the coding sequence TTGAAGGGTTCTCAGGGGTTCAGGCGGGTTCTGTTTCAGATTATGCTCTGTACGTCTTTGTCACTGGTTATGCCGGTGTTTCTGCTTCTTGAAGGGTGTTCATCGGTTAACTCTTCGGAACCCGCAGCAGATAAAGCTGAAGCCACGCCGCTTCAGACGCCAGGGCTTCAACAGCTGACCTTCCGCAGTGAGGCCCTGGATCAGGACATGCGGCTAAGTATCTACCTTCCTGAAGGCTATAACACGCAGCAGCGCTACCCGGTGCTCTATTTCATTCATGGCTATGGCAGCCGGGAATCAGATATGTTTGAGGGGCTGAAGATTCAGCAGAATGCGGAACAATTAATCAAGGATGGCCTAATTGAACCGCTCATTATCGTCTCTCCCCAGATGGATAACAGCTATGGTCTGAATTCCTCCCCCGTGTATAATGTAAACAATCCCGGTGATCCTTCGGCGCTCTACCGCGGGAGGTATGAGGATTATCTGGTCAAGGACGTTGTAGGTTATGTGGACACGCACTTCAATACCCGGGCGGACCGGAAGTCAAGGTATATAGGCGGGGTGTCGATGGGCGGATTTATCAGCCTTCATGCTGCATTTTTACACAGTGATGTCTTTAGCAAGGCTGGCGGTCATAGCCCAGCGCTGTTCCTGGACGACTGGTCGGCGGTTGGCGGGGCGAACGGCCTGATCCAGTTCCTGTATCCGACGGAAGCGCTGCGGCAGGAGCGTGATCCGATTCTTCTGGCGGAGAAGCTGGAGCTTACGGATATGGGGGTCTACTTGGATTGCGGGGCTGAGGACAGCTACCGGTTCTTCGAAGGGGCGGAGAAGCTGTACACCCTGCTGAAGGATAAGGGCGTGCCGGTGGAATATCACCTCAGAGCCGGCCAGCATGACGGAGACTATTGGATGGGCCATATGGACGAATATTTGCAGTTCTATGCGGGAAAGAAATGA
- a CDS encoding DUF1801 domain-containing protein, translating into MEKNKVTYESVDQYIAAFEPEVQELLQSLRRVIQEAAPEAEEKISYQMPTWYLHKNLVHFAAYKTHIGFYPAPSGIEAFKEELARYKGAKGSVQFPIREPLPYELITRIVQFRVAENQQQAAEKRKKK; encoded by the coding sequence GTGGAAAAGAACAAAGTCACCTATGAATCGGTTGACCAGTATATTGCGGCCTTTGAACCGGAGGTTCAGGAGCTGCTGCAGAGCTTGCGGAGGGTCATTCAGGAGGCTGCACCCGAGGCCGAAGAGAAGATCAGCTACCAGATGCCGACCTGGTATCTGCATAAGAATCTGGTGCATTTTGCCGCCTATAAAACGCACATCGGGTTCTATCCGGCACCTAGCGGAATCGAAGCCTTCAAGGAGGAGCTGGCACGCTATAAAGGAGCCAAAGGGTCAGTGCAATTTCCGATCCGCGAGCCGCTTCCCTATGAGCTCATTACGAGAATCGTCCAATTCCGGGTGGCGGAGAATCAGCAGCAGGCTGCGGAGAAGCGCAAAAAGAAGTAA
- a CDS encoding M3 family oligoendopeptidase translates to MKFTEYVYERPDVEQFKQEFTTLIKDLETGNLEEQKAAVAAINKLRSRFDTMETLVSVRHSMNTEDTFYKAEQDYMDETGPVIQEYITEYYRALVNSKYRAQFEQEWGTQLLSLAEISLRTFSPEVISDLQLENKLTSEYTQLIASAKIMFQGEERTLAQLIPFDSSTDREVRRGAFEARYAFMAEHEPEFDRIYDELVKVRAGIAAKLGYPSFVELGYDRMGRTDYNAGMVANFRKQVLEHIVPVAGKLKQRQRERLGLDTLKFFDEGIQFNSGNATPKGDPDWIVANGAKMYSEMSPETGEFFSFMQENGLMDLVSRQGKQFGGYCTYFSDYRAPFIFSNFNGTSGDIDVLTHEVGHAFQVYSSRDMEVPEYAFPTSEAAEIHSMSMEFFAWPWMDLFFQEEADKYRFNHLGDALEFIPYGVSVDEFQHYVYEHPEATPQERKQAWRRIEQKYLPHRDYDGNVYLEQGGFWQKQAHIYRHPFYYIDYTLAQLCAFQFWKRSNEDFASAWPDYLKLCQAGGSRSFTELVKLAGLISPFQDGCISSVIGEIEGWLNSIDDKAL, encoded by the coding sequence ATGAAATTTACTGAATATGTGTACGAACGTCCGGATGTCGAGCAATTCAAGCAGGAGTTCACCACTCTGATCAAAGACCTGGAGACAGGCAACCTGGAGGAACAAAAAGCCGCAGTAGCTGCAATAAACAAGCTTCGCAGCCGCTTCGACACCATGGAGACCCTGGTCAGTGTCCGCCACTCGATGAACACCGAGGATACGTTCTACAAGGCGGAACAGGATTATATGGACGAGACTGGTCCGGTGATCCAGGAGTATATTACAGAGTATTACCGGGCGCTGGTCAACTCCAAATACAGAGCCCAGTTCGAGCAGGAATGGGGAACGCAGCTGCTAAGTCTGGCCGAAATCTCCCTGCGCACCTTCAGCCCTGAGGTCATTTCAGACCTGCAACTGGAGAATAAGCTGACTTCTGAATACACCCAACTGATCGCCTCCGCCAAAATCATGTTCCAGGGCGAAGAACGCACCCTGGCCCAGCTGATTCCTTTTGATTCCTCCACCGACCGCGAAGTGCGCCGGGGCGCCTTCGAGGCCCGTTACGCCTTCATGGCCGAGCATGAGCCCGAGTTCGACCGGATCTATGATGAGCTGGTGAAGGTACGGGCGGGCATCGCCGCCAAGCTGGGATACCCGAGCTTCGTCGAGCTGGGCTATGACCGGATGGGACGCACCGATTACAATGCCGGGATGGTAGCGAACTTCCGCAAGCAGGTGCTGGAGCATATCGTTCCGGTGGCCGGGAAGCTGAAGCAGCGCCAGCGTGAGCGCCTGGGCCTGGACACCCTGAAGTTTTTCGACGAAGGCATCCAGTTCAACTCCGGCAACGCTACTCCTAAGGGAGATCCCGACTGGATCGTGGCCAACGGTGCTAAGATGTATTCGGAGATGTCCCCGGAGACCGGTGAATTCTTCAGCTTCATGCAGGAGAACGGGCTGATGGATCTGGTCAGCAGACAAGGGAAGCAATTCGGCGGCTACTGCACTTATTTCAGCGATTACCGCGCCCCGTTCATTTTCTCCAACTTTAACGGGACCTCCGGCGATATTGATGTGCTGACCCATGAGGTCGGGCACGCGTTCCAGGTGTATTCCAGCCGCGATATGGAGGTTCCTGAGTATGCGTTCCCTACCTCCGAGGCCGCTGAGATTCATTCCATGAGCATGGAGTTCTTCGCCTGGCCGTGGATGGACCTGTTCTTCCAGGAGGAGGCCGACAAGTACCGCTTCAACCACCTGGGCGATGCATTGGAGTTCATTCCATACGGCGTATCGGTCGATGAATTCCAGCATTATGTGTACGAGCATCCCGAGGCGACTCCGCAGGAACGCAAGCAAGCCTGGCGGCGCATTGAGCAGAAGTATCTGCCTCACCGCGATTACGACGGCAACGTGTACCTGGAGCAGGGCGGGTTCTGGCAAAAACAAGCCCACATCTACCGCCATCCGTTCTACTATATCGACTATACACTGGCCCAGCTCTGCGCCTTCCAGTTCTGGAAACGCTCGAACGAGGACTTTGCCTCAGCATGGCCTGATTACCTGAAGCTCTGCCAGGCCGGAGGCAGCAGATCCTTCACCGAGCTGGTGAAGCTGGCCGGACTCATCTCTCCTTTCCAGGACGGCTGCATCAGCTCCGTCATCGGCGAGATCGAGGGCTGGCTGAACAGTATCGACGATAAGGCGCTGTAA
- a CDS encoding CD3324 family protein, translating to MKSVNAAKLLPDHLLKEIQQYIQGESLYIPACPSKRRKWGESSGAAGYYRTRNAEIREGYRNGTDMDQLCEQYGLSIDSIRKIVYSKSPQS from the coding sequence ATGAAAAGTGTAAATGCAGCCAAGCTGCTGCCAGACCATCTGCTGAAGGAAATTCAGCAATATATACAAGGTGAATCCTTGTATATCCCCGCCTGTCCGAGCAAACGCCGCAAGTGGGGCGAAAGCTCCGGGGCAGCCGGCTACTACCGGACCCGCAATGCGGAGATCCGCGAAGGCTACCGTAACGGTACAGACATGGACCAGTTGTGCGAGCAATATGGTCTGTCGATAGATAGTATCCGCAAAATCGTATATTCCAAGAGCCCGCAGAGCTGA
- a CDS encoding amidase, which yields MLIHKVSLTEMMDGIREPGYSPENVLDLYMERFSKVEPHIHAFVPEEEVRQRFNREKESLQHRISKDGVKPALLGVPVGIKDLLHVDGLPTQAGSQLPAGLLTGSQGSLVTKLRALGAVIAGKTVTEEFAYNGPIATRNPHHTGHTPGGSSAGSAAAVAAGLCPLAVGTQTLRSVIAPASFCGVVGFKPSYGRVPLDGVLLLSPAWDTIGFFTQSLPDMEAAAALLVPDWHISPADVTRLPVLGIPKGVYMELMSGEVKAAFEAQIAGLEQLGYTVRYVQMPWEDELIYGNAMLRFIEGELARGHEQWFAGHRAEYGVPVKEAILRGQQIPEEELAQYRNLQRELRRGLKDLMVREGIDLWVSPAQGGIAPKVEERNTGWAGMPAVWGFAGCPSVSLPAATLGGLPLGFQCIGAYGEDEALLAWAQTLWPDIAYSDGQPLPE from the coding sequence ATGCTGATTCACAAGGTGTCCCTGACTGAAATGATGGACGGTATCCGTGAGCCCGGTTATTCGCCGGAAAATGTACTTGACCTGTACATGGAGCGCTTCAGCAAGGTTGAGCCGCATATCCATGCGTTTGTTCCTGAAGAGGAGGTTCGGCAGCGTTTTAACCGGGAAAAAGAAAGCCTGCAGCACAGGATCAGCAAAGACGGAGTAAAGCCGGCCTTACTGGGTGTTCCTGTGGGCATTAAGGATCTGCTGCATGTGGACGGCTTGCCTACGCAAGCGGGCTCGCAGCTGCCCGCCGGCCTGCTGACCGGCTCCCAAGGGTCGCTGGTCACGAAGCTCCGCGCCCTGGGAGCAGTGATCGCCGGGAAGACGGTGACCGAGGAATTTGCCTACAACGGGCCGATTGCCACGCGCAATCCGCATCATACCGGGCATACGCCCGGCGGGTCCAGTGCAGGCTCGGCCGCAGCGGTTGCTGCCGGGCTGTGTCCGCTCGCAGTGGGCACCCAGACGTTGCGCTCGGTGATCGCTCCGGCTTCGTTCTGCGGAGTGGTCGGCTTCAAGCCCAGCTATGGCAGGGTGCCGCTGGACGGGGTGCTGCTGCTGTCGCCTGCTTGGGACACGATTGGCTTCTTCACACAGAGCCTGCCTGATATGGAGGCTGCGGCCGCCTTGCTTGTCCCGGACTGGCACATCAGCCCCGCCGATGTCACCCGTCTGCCGGTGCTGGGCATTCCGAAGGGCGTCTATATGGAGCTGATGAGCGGGGAGGTCAAGGCTGCATTCGAAGCGCAGATCGCGGGTCTGGAGCAGCTTGGCTATACGGTCCGCTACGTCCAAATGCCATGGGAGGATGAGCTGATCTACGGCAACGCTATGCTGCGCTTCATTGAGGGCGAGCTGGCACGCGGGCATGAGCAGTGGTTCGCCGGGCATCGGGCGGAATACGGGGTTCCGGTGAAGGAGGCGATTCTTAGAGGACAACAGATTCCGGAGGAGGAGCTTGCGCAGTACCGTAATCTGCAGCGGGAGCTGCGCCGCGGGCTGAAGGACCTGATGGTGCGGGAGGGCATTGACCTGTGGGTATCCCCTGCCCAGGGAGGAATTGCACCTAAGGTGGAGGAGCGGAATACAGGCTGGGCGGGGATGCCGGCGGTCTGGGGATTCGCCGGGTGTCCGTCGGTCAGCCTGCCTGCGGCTACCCTCGGCGGGCTGCCGCTTGGCTTCCAGTGTATTGGCGCTTACGGGGAAGATGAGGCGCTGCTGGCCTGGGCGCAGACTCTGTGGCCGGATATTGCTTACTCGGACGGGCAACCGCTCCCGGAATAA
- a CDS encoding S8 family peptidase yields the protein MRNKKSWVRHHAAKLNRPLKHTIRKAYHSTAPAGAIPVIIQFRQPLTAAGLRELKRHLGPHALPVKHHLRLHRAVASRVSLKGLERVCGWKGVRKVYLDGIKKASLNIATPSIGATAVKRSRGLTGKGINIAVLDTGVYPHPDLIRPVNRILAFKDYINHRKCPYDDNGHGTHITGDAAGNGWSSRGKYRGPAPEAGIVAIKVLDRNGDGYDSTIIKAIEWCIARRRKLGLRILSMSFGGPVAPEVKDDLLVQAVERAVKAGLTVVIAAGNSGPGRRTIESPGISPSAITVGAVNDRRTLTQKDDRIAVYSSRGPAPGCRVKPDLVAPGDNVISLRAPGSLLVRRMPGDKVGKRYFKLSGTSISTPIVSGAAAQLLQLRPCLSPRQVKTLLKQNAFPLRLKPNTGGSGEIDVRFLLKRGCRK from the coding sequence ATGAGGAACAAGAAATCATGGGTCAGGCATCATGCCGCGAAGCTGAACCGCCCCCTGAAGCACACCATCCGCAAAGCCTATCATTCTACTGCCCCTGCGGGCGCAATACCAGTGATTATACAGTTCCGCCAGCCGTTAACTGCAGCAGGCCTGCGGGAGCTGAAGCGCCATCTGGGTCCGCATGCCCTCCCGGTCAAGCATCATCTGCGGCTGCACCGGGCCGTTGCCTCCCGGGTCTCGCTGAAGGGCCTGGAGCGGGTATGCGGCTGGAAGGGCGTACGTAAAGTCTACCTGGACGGGATCAAAAAAGCCTCACTGAACATTGCCACTCCATCTATCGGAGCTACAGCCGTTAAACGCTCAAGAGGGCTGACCGGAAAAGGGATCAACATAGCCGTGCTCGATACCGGCGTGTACCCGCATCCCGATCTGATCCGTCCGGTTAACCGCATCCTGGCCTTCAAGGATTACATCAATCACCGGAAATGTCCGTATGACGACAACGGCCACGGCACGCATATCACCGGGGATGCTGCCGGGAACGGCTGGTCCAGCCGCGGCAAATACCGGGGGCCCGCCCCCGAGGCCGGAATCGTCGCCATCAAGGTGCTGGACCGCAACGGGGACGGGTATGACTCCACCATCATCAAGGCGATTGAATGGTGCATTGCCCGGCGCCGCAAGCTGGGGCTGCGCATCCTGTCCATGTCCTTCGGCGGACCGGTCGCCCCGGAAGTCAAGGATGATCTGCTCGTCCAGGCCGTAGAGCGGGCCGTCAAGGCCGGTCTGACCGTAGTGATTGCCGCAGGTAACAGCGGTCCGGGACGGCGGACCATTGAGTCCCCCGGGATCAGCCCCTCCGCCATTACGGTCGGCGCAGTGAACGACCGCCGGACGCTGACCCAGAAGGATGACCGGATCGCGGTCTATTCCAGCCGCGGCCCTGCCCCGGGCTGCCGGGTGAAGCCTGACCTGGTTGCTCCCGGCGACAATGTCATCTCGCTGCGCGCCCCCGGCTCGCTGCTGGTCCGCAGAATGCCGGGCGACAAGGTCGGCAAGCGGTACTTCAAGCTGTCCGGCACCAGTATATCCACCCCGATTGTCTCCGGTGCCGCCGCACAGCTGCTGCAGCTCCGCCCCTGCCTGTCCCCGCGCCAGGTGAAGACGCTGCTGAAGCAGAATGCCTTTCCGCTCCGCCTGAAGCCGAACACCGGCGGCAGCGGGGAGATTGATGTGCGTTTCCTGTTGAAGCGCGGCTGCCGTAAATAA
- a CDS encoding endospore germination permease, translating to MNSKHLFFIISALAIVTLKTFPSSFLKLGGRDTWIAMIAASVCILVYTWLILTIHRRTKNYNLPDIYAKSLGKWGGGFFSCLFMLTVLLTIFESAGAEASVMHTGFQLFTPVWVFIMVTAFATVYVVKKGIASVTITTIIVIFFISLSGILLSFLTHKYKDMKYIHPIMEHGVTPDLLLATLKILGALSCVSIMIPYLDSVRDKSKLMRHTTIAMLFVVQMLIFSMLGVITTFGADRAVNLLFPKLTQTQIISAFGFLEAGELFVMLQVVAGWFIRYIVCFFALMELIRLSGLKLRFKEHYICALTILFSYLFSRDLFNMFKLLDYLLYIQLVNFLVIPLILYSIYYVRKKRVPG from the coding sequence ATGAACTCCAAACATCTTTTTTTCATCATCAGCGCGCTGGCCATTGTAACCCTGAAGACCTTCCCTTCTTCGTTCCTTAAGCTGGGCGGCAGAGACACCTGGATCGCAATGATCGCGGCTTCGGTATGTATTCTTGTGTACACCTGGCTGATTCTGACCATTCACCGACGGACGAAGAATTACAATCTGCCCGATATTTACGCGAAGTCGCTGGGGAAATGGGGCGGGGGCTTTTTCTCATGCCTCTTTATGCTGACCGTTCTATTAACTATATTTGAGAGCGCGGGGGCGGAGGCCAGCGTCATGCACACAGGCTTTCAATTGTTCACCCCGGTATGGGTGTTCATTATGGTGACTGCGTTCGCTACGGTATATGTGGTCAAAAAAGGCATCGCCTCGGTGACCATCACCACGATCATCGTGATCTTCTTCATCAGCCTGTCCGGTATTCTGCTGTCCTTCCTGACCCATAAGTATAAGGATATGAAGTACATCCATCCGATTATGGAGCACGGAGTGACGCCGGATCTGCTGCTGGCTACCCTGAAGATTCTCGGCGCATTGAGCTGTGTCAGCATCATGATCCCCTACCTGGACAGCGTGCGCGACAAGTCGAAGCTGATGCGGCATACCACCATCGCCATGCTGTTCGTTGTCCAAATGCTGATCTTCTCGATGCTCGGCGTCATTACAACCTTCGGGGCCGACCGGGCCGTCAATCTGCTATTCCCGAAGCTGACACAGACGCAGATTATCAGCGCCTTCGGCTTCCTGGAGGCCGGCGAGCTGTTTGTCATGCTGCAGGTGGTGGCCGGCTGGTTCATCCGGTACATCGTCTGCTTCTTTGCCCTGATGGAGCTGATCCGGCTGTCCGGGCTGAAGCTCCGTTTCAAAGAGCATTACATCTGCGCGCTGACCATCCTGTTCTCGTATCTGTTCTCCAGAGACCTGTTCAATATGTTCAAGCTGCTTGACTACCTGCTCTATATTCAGCTGGTTAACTTCCTGGTGATTCCCCTGATTCTCTACTCTATTTATTATGTCCGTAAAAAGCGCGTCCCGGGTTGA